Below is a window of Malania oleifera isolate guangnan ecotype guangnan chromosome 1, ASM2987363v1, whole genome shotgun sequence DNA.
ATTccgtatggagccttagaaatagacACTATCCCTAGAAGCaactcaatagcaaactccacctcgcaATCAGGAGGCAATGCCGGTaaatcctttggaaaaacatctgagaactcccttatcatgGGAGTATCATCCAGTTTAAGTTCTTCCCTCGGAGCTTCTTTTACGAATGCTAAGTAACCCTAGCATCCCTCCagaagtagcctccttgcctgaatagctgaaaggatccatggtgtaGAGCACACACATGACCCGACAAACATAAattcttgctccccaggaggtatGAACACGACCTCTTTCCTATGGCAGTCAATACTTGCATAGTTGGCTGCTAcccaatccattcccaaaatgatatCAAAACCGTGCATGTCAAAGACAATCAAGTTAGCAAACATCATCCTCTCCTGAATCCCCATTGGGCAGTCTCGGATTACTTTACTACACGCTACCACTGACCCTATTGGTGTGACCACCTCTAACTCagcatctaatgattgtgtttctaGCCCGCACATTTTGATGAATCCACGAGAGATAAAAGAATGTGTCACACCTGAGTCAAACAATACTACCACActatttgaaagcatataaatgttTCCTATCACCATATCTCCTGTATTCTTGGCGTCGCCAGAAGTCAAGGAATACATCTGCGCCTGGGTCGTACCCCCTGGTAGTTTCCATGtggtgcctggttacctccccGATATTGCTGCTGTGGAAGTGGGAAGTTCAATGTCGTGTGGCATTCTCTTGCCATGTGTTTGGGGTTACCATACTGGTAACATTCACCTGATCTGCCCCTATATTCACTTGAATGCCACCTACCACACTTAAGGCAAACATGGTGTGATGAGGTACCTCGAAACGCCTTAGCACCCGTATCCTGTCGCTGGCCTTAGCTATTACCGTACCTCCTCCAAGGGTCCTTTCTTGCACCTGTATGTGAACTAGAAGGCATCAGTCTCTTCTTTGGGTTCTAGGCCTCCACATCTCCCTGTAAACTCGCCTCTGCCACAGTAGCCTTATATACTAGTGTAGCAAACTCCTACACCTATAACACAACCACTTGTTTAATAATCTCCtgcctcagacccctctcaaacttccagGCATTCGTAAACTCGTTTGGTACCATGTAAGGAGCAAATCATAATAGCTCCATGAATCAGGTGGCGTACTGCTGAACAGTCAGTTGTCCTTGAGTcaggttcaggaactcctctacctttGCTTTCCTAACAGAGGTTAGAAAAATACCGATCAAAGGAAACCTCTCTGAAGTGGCTCCACATCATCGCCATCGGTACTAGTCTCTACCCCTTAAGCAGCTTTACTacttcccaccatctctcggcctctccagttagTTAAAATGCGGCATATAGCACCTTTTGCTCATCGATGCATTGCAGTACGACCAAGATCTTCTCGATTTCCTGAATCCAATTCTATGCAAGAATTGGGTTGGTACTTCCCATGAAGGTAGAAGGCTTTAGGCGAGTGAACTTCTCAATAGAATTTCCCAGCTCAACAGTGGGGCGATCCTGCCCCTGAGAACTCAGCATAACTTCGGCCATAAACTGCTAGGTGAAGTCCTGAAGTGCCATTGTAGAATCACTACCGCCCTCATGGGCAGCTCCCTTATTGCTATTTCCTTCGGCGACAATGTTACtgtccctaggatccatcctgaagatagaacaaaaaaaaaaatagaattctaatatcctaacatgtctggtgcaattataatactaaaatattCACTTAAAATAGACCCCAATACTGGCATAAACCTTCTCCCCTAATTTACGACATACTCTGCCAATTTTATAATTCCTGTTTTAGTTTTCAAGTTTCTGCCCCTTCTACTTGGAAATAAAACCGTCAATAGATTGTCATGATTTTTTGAACCCGTcgattgatctagaaaaacacagaagttcgTTAAGGAATTTTTGTCTCCAGACTTACGAAGCAAAACTCAacattcctattctacccattcctatccttatcctacttaaacctatactttggtaaaatCATCCTATctagtttgcagaacctagcaacctaggctctgatacctcCTGTAGTGCCCcaacccaccacgtgggcccggagtgctaatAAAACACACATGTACTCTCTGATACAACACATATATACATAGCAATGTGCCCTCATCAGGGAATTCCAGGTGCACATATCATTATTGaaatttaaaccatacaacggaagatttctaaaacatccaaacgctttactagagttctaactattcccaaatacatacatctAATTATCTGTCTATTTAATACAACCCAACCGAATGACAAAATAAACCACCGGTGACTCACCAGGATGGTCTAGAAGCCCAAAACGTCTAATCCCTGCCCCGTAGTATGCTAGGCACGATTCCCTGAAggtcttgaaaatgatttgtataatggggtgagacacttctcagtaagacagattatgttattatcagtgtgtggctagcattaGTTCTCGTGTGAATaataatttccataatttaacTGTGAAataagccaaggcatattaaagtcaaaagatccaaagaaaggcaaagtaagaaagcttaaagaatatggaagcttgaagaaaagatggattcaa
It encodes the following:
- the LOC131147781 gene encoding uncharacterized protein LOC131147781, whose translation is MYSLTSGDAKNTGDMVIGNIYMLSNSVVVLFDSGVTHSFISRGFIKMCGLETQSLDAELEVVTPIGSVVACSKVIRDCPMGIQERMMFANLIVFDMHGFDIILGMDWVAANYASIDCHRKEVVFIPPGEQEFMFVGSCVCSTPWILSAIQARRLLLEGC